Genomic DNA from Hypanus sabinus isolate sHypSab1 chromosome 14, sHypSab1.hap1, whole genome shotgun sequence:
aactctaggagactggaagtgaacgataagcttttattaacagcgaaaagggagcacgacatgtcGGAGACTGAGGGAACAGCAGTGCCcgaattgcctttatacaggggtctgtgggaggagccacaggagcagtcagcagaagggcgtgtccagacagatatacatagtttaccacaggatgtaagtgcaatgggacggtagtcattgaggcaggacactgaagacttcttcggcatggggacgatgatggcggccttgaagcatgttggaacggtggcgttgctcagggagatgttgaagatgtcagtgagaacatctgctagctggtctgcacatcctctgagcactctaccaggaatatcgtctggtccagcagcattctgtgggttgaccctgtacagggttctcctcacatcggccacggtgagacacagcacctggtcattcgtaggagg
This window encodes:
- the LOC132404845 gene encoding uncharacterized protein LOC132404845, with amino-acid sequence MWKGIQDITNYRTTSPDCAGDASLPDALNNFYARFEAENDMAARKSTPPTNDQVLCLTVADVRRTLYRVNPQNAAGPDDIPGRVLRGCADQLADVLTDIFNISLSNATVPTCFKAAIIVPMPKKSSVSCLNDYRPIALTSCGKLCISVWTRPSADCSCGSSHRPLYKGNSGTAVPSVSDMSCSLFAVNKSLSFTSSLLELLMVHHIHHHEVFREAHHEAYQDPAAPLTGPPAVCVPSQPLNR